One Mycobacteriales bacterium DNA window includes the following coding sequences:
- a CDS encoding xanthine dehydrogenase family protein molybdopterin-binding subunit: MSILGTRVLRTEDPKFLTTGGEYTEDLVDERLTGAAHVFFVRSPVAHARITGVDLDAVRAAPGVVAAYTAADLADLPPIKPGMGLKDTMPQTVLAGDVVRYVGEPVAIVVVEDPYQGEDMLELVGVDYDPLPVVVDMRDAAKDEIVLFPEVGTNTIVTYGEELDEHLFDDCEVVVTRTILNQRVAPAPMESRAAAAVWGADGRLTTWVPNQGAQGTKAVLAGMLNVDAAQVRVITPDVGGAFGAKFGADPEHAAVAWVAKALGRPARWAETRYENLLAMTHGRAQYQTVTIGGRPDGTVLAYRLEVLQDAGAYPRIGALLPSLTRLMTPGTYYFPKVESFARSVVTNTTPIGAYRGAGRPEATAAVERAMDLFAAEIGMDPADVRRRNLLEPFTEPHANGFGALYDSGDYPGALERALTAAGYEELRKEQAERRARGDVVQLGIGLASYVEVTGGGAESGAPNENATVEVHPDGSATILTGTSPHGQGHQTAWAMLASEQLGIPVEKIRLKWGDTDLIPKGGGTGGSRSLQQGGAAVRQASIELLDVARERAADALEADPGDLRFDVDRSSFTVAGVAQAAVSLASLAERERLFVHTVFTAPGATFPFGAHVAVVEVDTETGRAVLQRLVAVDDAGVVLNPLLADGQRHGGIAQGVAQALLEEVVYDADGNPLTASFADYPFLSATEVPNYELVDMVTPTTYNPLGAKGIGEAGSIGATPAVQNAVVDAVSHLGVRHIDMPTSPRTIWRAIEEGSGR, translated from the coding sequence GTGAGCATCCTCGGGACCCGAGTACTGCGGACCGAAGACCCGAAGTTCCTGACCACCGGGGGCGAGTACACCGAGGATCTCGTCGACGAGCGGCTGACCGGGGCCGCGCACGTGTTCTTCGTCCGCTCCCCGGTCGCGCACGCCCGGATCACCGGCGTCGACCTGGACGCGGTCCGGGCCGCCCCCGGCGTGGTCGCCGCGTACACCGCCGCCGACCTGGCCGACCTGCCGCCGATCAAGCCGGGGATGGGCCTGAAGGACACGATGCCCCAGACGGTCCTGGCCGGCGACGTGGTCCGCTACGTCGGCGAGCCGGTCGCGATCGTCGTCGTCGAGGACCCGTACCAGGGTGAGGACATGCTCGAACTGGTCGGCGTCGACTACGACCCGCTGCCGGTGGTGGTCGACATGCGCGACGCCGCCAAGGACGAGATCGTCCTGTTCCCGGAGGTCGGCACCAACACGATCGTCACGTACGGCGAGGAGCTCGACGAGCATCTCTTCGACGACTGCGAGGTCGTCGTCACCCGCACGATCCTCAACCAGCGGGTCGCGCCGGCGCCGATGGAGTCCCGCGCCGCGGCCGCGGTCTGGGGTGCGGACGGCCGGCTGACCACCTGGGTGCCGAACCAGGGCGCGCAGGGCACCAAGGCCGTGCTGGCCGGGATGCTCAACGTCGACGCGGCCCAGGTGCGCGTCATCACCCCGGACGTGGGCGGCGCGTTCGGCGCGAAGTTCGGCGCCGACCCCGAGCACGCCGCGGTCGCCTGGGTCGCGAAGGCCCTGGGCCGCCCGGCCCGCTGGGCGGAGACCCGGTACGAGAACCTGCTCGCGATGACCCACGGCCGGGCCCAGTACCAGACCGTGACGATCGGCGGCCGGCCCGACGGCACCGTCCTGGCGTACCGGCTGGAGGTGCTGCAGGACGCCGGGGCCTACCCGCGGATCGGTGCGCTGCTGCCGTCGCTGACCCGGCTGATGACGCCGGGGACGTACTACTTCCCCAAGGTCGAGTCGTTCGCGCGGTCGGTGGTCACGAACACGACGCCGATCGGGGCGTACCGGGGGGCCGGGCGGCCGGAGGCGACCGCCGCGGTGGAGCGGGCCATGGACCTGTTCGCGGCCGAGATCGGGATGGACCCGGCCGACGTACGGCGGCGCAACCTGCTCGAGCCCTTCACCGAGCCGCACGCGAACGGCTTCGGCGCGCTCTACGACAGCGGCGACTACCCGGGCGCGCTGGAACGGGCGCTGACCGCGGCCGGCTACGAGGAGCTGCGCAAGGAGCAGGCCGAGCGCCGCGCCCGCGGCGACGTCGTCCAGCTCGGCATCGGCCTGGCCAGCTACGTCGAGGTCACCGGCGGCGGCGCGGAGTCCGGCGCGCCGAACGAGAACGCCACCGTCGAGGTCCACCCGGACGGCAGCGCCACGATCCTCACCGGCACCTCGCCGCACGGCCAGGGTCACCAGACGGCCTGGGCGATGCTGGCCAGCGAGCAGCTCGGCATCCCGGTCGAGAAGATCCGGCTCAAGTGGGGCGACACCGACCTCATCCCCAAGGGCGGCGGTACCGGCGGGTCGCGCAGCCTGCAGCAGGGCGGCGCCGCGGTCCGGCAGGCCTCGATCGAGCTGCTCGACGTGGCCCGGGAGCGGGCCGCCGACGCGCTCGAGGCCGACCCGGGCGACCTCCGCTTCGACGTCGACCGGTCCTCGTTCACCGTGGCCGGCGTCGCCCAGGCCGCGGTCTCGCTGGCCTCGCTGGCCGAGCGGGAGCGGCTGTTCGTGCACACCGTCTTCACCGCGCCCGGGGCGACGTTCCCGTTCGGGGCACACGTCGCGGTGGTCGAGGTGGACACCGAGACCGGCCGGGCCGTGCTGCAGCGGCTCGTCGCGGTCGACGACGCCGGCGTCGTCCTCAACCCGCTGCTGGCCGACGGCCAGCGGCACGGCGGGATCGCCCAGGGCGTCGCCCAGGCCCTGCTGGAAGAGGTCGTGTACGACGCCGACGGCAACCCGCTGACCGCGAGCTTCGCCGACTACCCGTTCCTGTCGGCGACCGAGGTGCCCAACTACGAGCTGGTCGACATGGTCACGCCGACGACGTACAACCCGCTGGGGGCGAAGGGGATCGGCGAGGCCGGCTCCATCGGCGCCACCCCGGCGGTGCAGAACGCGGTCGTCGACGCGGTGTCCCACCTCGGCGTCCGGCACATCGACATGCCCACGTCCCCCCGCACGATCTGGCGGGCCATCGAGGAAGGGAGCGGCCGGTGA
- a CDS encoding (2Fe-2S)-binding protein, whose protein sequence is MKVEITVNGETRVDEIEPRLLLVHYLRELRGLRAANVGCDTTSCGACTVLLDGTSIKSCTVLAAQANGRSVTTAEGLSTPDGELHPVQQAFRQEHGLQCGFCTPGMVMATVGLLAENPHPTEQEVREGLEGNFCRCTGYHNIVRAVLAAAGEQQ, encoded by the coding sequence GTGAAGGTCGAGATCACCGTCAACGGCGAGACCCGGGTGGACGAGATCGAGCCGCGACTGCTGCTGGTCCACTACCTGCGCGAGCTCCGCGGGCTGCGGGCGGCCAACGTCGGCTGCGACACCACCTCCTGCGGCGCCTGCACGGTCCTGCTGGACGGGACGTCGATCAAGTCCTGCACCGTGCTCGCGGCCCAGGCCAACGGCCGGTCGGTCACCACGGCCGAGGGACTGTCCACACCGGACGGTGAGCTGCACCCGGTGCAGCAGGCGTTCCGGCAGGAGCACGGGCTGCAGTGCGGCTTCTGCACGCCGGGCATGGTGATGGCCACGGTCGGGCTGCTGGCGGAGAACCCGCACCCGACCGAGCAGGAGGTCCGGGAGGGGCTGGAGGGCAACTTCTGCCGCTGCACCGGCTACCACAACATCGTGCGGGCCGTCCTCGCCGCGGCGGGTGAGCAGCAGTGA
- a CDS encoding VWA domain-containing protein, which yields MDPVRGLTGLARSLRAAGVAADASRLAAAVGALAHVDPLDPAQVYWSARLTLCSDPDDLPRFDAVFAEWLTPPRPVPVMAPVPVEAPLGAGPGTDGTGAVERVAATAIEVLRTRDVAAVTEVERAELRRLIALLAPSVGTRRSRRRRPGGRAGIDRGRTMRAMLRAGGEPLVLARWRQREKPRRLVLLVDVSGSMSPYAEWLLLFAHAAVRVRPFATEVFTVGTRLTRVTRALRLRDTQAALRAAAATVPDWSGGTRLGESLRAFLDLWGQRGAARNAVVVIFSDGWERGGAELLGTQAERLRRLAHAVVWVNPHKGKDGFSPETAGMVAALPYVDALVAGHSAAALAELVTVLRTA from the coding sequence GTGGATCCGGTCCGCGGCCTGACCGGGCTGGCGCGGTCGCTGCGGGCGGCCGGGGTGGCCGCGGACGCGTCCCGGCTGGCGGCCGCGGTCGGCGCGCTGGCGCACGTCGACCCGCTCGACCCGGCCCAGGTCTACTGGTCGGCCCGGCTCACGCTCTGCTCCGACCCGGACGACCTGCCCCGCTTCGACGCGGTCTTCGCGGAGTGGCTGACGCCGCCCCGGCCGGTGCCGGTCATGGCCCCCGTCCCGGTCGAGGCGCCGCTGGGGGCGGGGCCGGGGACCGACGGCACCGGCGCGGTGGAGCGGGTCGCGGCGACCGCGATCGAGGTGCTGCGGACCCGGGACGTGGCCGCGGTGACCGAGGTCGAGCGGGCCGAGCTCCGGCGGCTGATCGCCTTGCTGGCCCCGTCGGTCGGCACCCGGCGGTCGCGGCGGCGCCGCCCGGGCGGCCGGGCCGGCATCGACCGGGGCCGCACGATGCGGGCGATGCTGCGGGCCGGCGGGGAGCCGCTGGTGCTGGCGCGCTGGCGGCAACGGGAGAAGCCGCGCCGGCTGGTGCTGCTGGTGGACGTGAGCGGCTCGATGTCGCCGTACGCGGAGTGGTTGCTGCTGTTCGCGCACGCCGCGGTCCGGGTCCGTCCTTTCGCGACCGAGGTGTTCACGGTCGGCACCCGGCTGACCCGGGTCACCCGGGCGCTGCGGCTGCGGGACACCCAGGCGGCGCTGCGGGCGGCGGCCGCGACCGTGCCGGACTGGAGCGGCGGCACCCGGCTGGGCGAGTCCTTACGGGCGTTCCTGGACCTCTGGGGTCAGCGCGGGGCGGCCCGCAACGCGGTCGTGGTGATCTTCTCCGACGGCTGGGAGCGCGGCGGGGCCGAGCTGCTCGGGACGCAGGCCGAGCGGCTGCGCCGGCTCGCCCACGCGGTCGTCTGGGTCAACCCGCACAAGGGCAAGGACGGGTTCAGCCCGGAGACGGCGGGGATGGTGGCGGCGCTGCCGTACGTCGACGCGCTCGTCGCCGGCCACTCCGCCGCCGCGCTCGCCGAGCTCGTCACGGTGTTGCGCACGGCCTGA
- a CDS encoding MoxR family ATPase produces MSFRDFADIGELARALDAVGYLPDQGVATAAYLAIRMRRPLLLEGDPGVGKTALAQALADLTGAELVRLSCYEGIDASQALYDWDFPRQLLHLRSAEGGGSDERSVYDRRFLIARPILRALEHSPSVLLVDEIDRADDEFEAFLLEVLADNAVTIPELGTIRPDEPPIVVLTSNRTREVHDALKRRCLYHWVSHPDLDREVEIIKRHQPELSERLAAQVAAAVGAMRAAGLVKPPGIAESIDWAYALQILGARELDAAAAAATLGTVLKYREDQVTVERDVLPDLLARLG; encoded by the coding sequence GTGAGCTTCCGCGACTTCGCCGACATCGGGGAGCTGGCCCGGGCCCTCGACGCGGTCGGCTACCTGCCGGACCAGGGCGTGGCCACGGCCGCGTACCTGGCGATCCGGATGCGCCGGCCGCTGCTGCTCGAGGGCGATCCGGGCGTCGGCAAGACCGCGCTGGCGCAGGCGCTCGCGGACCTCACCGGGGCCGAGCTGGTCCGGCTCTCCTGCTACGAGGGCATCGACGCCAGCCAGGCCCTCTACGACTGGGACTTCCCGCGGCAGCTGCTGCACCTGCGCTCGGCCGAGGGTGGCGGCAGCGACGAGCGGTCCGTGTACGACCGGCGCTTCCTCATCGCCCGGCCGATCCTGCGTGCCCTGGAGCACAGCCCGTCCGTGCTGCTGGTCGACGAGATCGACCGGGCCGACGACGAGTTCGAGGCGTTCCTGCTGGAGGTGCTGGCCGACAACGCGGTGACGATCCCGGAGCTGGGCACGATCCGGCCGGACGAGCCGCCGATCGTGGTGCTCACCTCCAACCGGACCCGGGAGGTGCACGACGCGCTCAAGCGGCGCTGCCTCTACCACTGGGTCAGCCATCCCGACCTCGATCGGGAGGTCGAGATCATCAAGCGGCACCAGCCGGAGCTGTCCGAGCGGCTGGCGGCTCAGGTCGCCGCGGCGGTCGGGGCGATGCGGGCGGCCGGGCTGGTGAAGCCGCCGGGGATCGCGGAATCGATCGACTGGGCGTACGCGCTGCAAATCCTGGGGGCGCGGGAGCTGGACGCGGCCGCGGCGGCGGCGACGCTGGGGACGGTGCTGAAGTATCGCGAGGACCAGGTCACGGTCGAGCGGGACGTGCTCCCGGACCTGCTGGCCCGGCTGGGCTGA
- a CDS encoding xanthine dehydrogenase family protein subunit M produces the protein MIPSPFEYVAAQSADEAVALLQQHGDEAKLLAGGHSLLPMMKVRLAAPSVLIDVGGLSDLDYIRVDGSFLAVGATTRHQAVTSSELVREQVPLLAWSAGLVGDPQIRHRGTIGGSLAHADPAADLPMALSAVDGRVVVQGPSGRREIGVDDFFQGYFETALEPEEMIVELRMPARPGQPWGYQKFTRRANDWAIVGVAAVGGRVSLANMGPQPVRAVSTEQAVAGGASATEAAALAAEEAEPAEDMHADAPYRRHLARVLTKRALVSAGVPA, from the coding sequence GTGATCCCTTCCCCCTTCGAGTACGTCGCGGCGCAGTCCGCGGACGAGGCCGTCGCCCTGCTGCAGCAGCACGGGGACGAGGCCAAGCTGCTGGCCGGCGGACACTCGCTGCTACCGATGATGAAGGTCCGGCTCGCGGCGCCGTCGGTGCTGATCGACGTCGGCGGTCTGTCCGACCTGGACTACATCCGGGTCGACGGTTCCTTCCTGGCCGTCGGGGCCACGACCCGGCACCAGGCCGTCACCAGCTCGGAGCTGGTCCGCGAGCAGGTGCCGCTGCTGGCCTGGTCGGCCGGCCTGGTCGGGGACCCGCAGATCCGGCACCGGGGCACGATCGGTGGCTCGCTCGCGCACGCCGACCCGGCCGCGGACCTGCCGATGGCACTGTCCGCTGTGGACGGACGAGTGGTCGTGCAGGGGCCGTCCGGACGGCGCGAGATCGGCGTCGACGACTTCTTCCAGGGCTACTTCGAGACCGCGCTGGAGCCCGAGGAGATGATCGTCGAGCTGCGGATGCCGGCCCGGCCGGGGCAGCCCTGGGGCTACCAGAAGTTCACCCGCCGGGCCAACGACTGGGCCATCGTCGGGGTCGCCGCGGTCGGCGGGCGGGTCAGCCTGGCCAACATGGGCCCGCAGCCGGTACGGGCGGTCTCGACCGAACAGGCGGTGGCGGGCGGGGCGAGCGCGACCGAGGCCGCCGCCCTCGCGGCCGAGGAGGCCGAGCCGGCCGAGGACATGCACGCCGACGCGCCCTACCGCCGGCACCTCGCGCGGGTCCTCACCAAGCGTGCCCTGGTCTCGGCGGGCGTCCCGGCCTGA